In Strigops habroptila isolate Jane chromosome 14, bStrHab1.2.pri, whole genome shotgun sequence, one genomic interval encodes:
- the BPTF gene encoding nucleosome-remodeling factor subunit BPTF isoform X10, producing the protein MRGRRGRPPKQQPAAATAQASSPAPPAPAGPIGGLRSRQRGSSRGRWATSAQAETAGPKQKGAAAAQASSPATASPRGGSKRKGGSGSSSTPGGGGSSGKGRGRAGAGGAGGGGGGGSCNSQGRAASSRRSISKVVYDDHESEEEEESMVSEEEEEADPEDNQDSEEEEEEEIMEEEDDDDSDYPEEMEDEDDASYCTESSFRSHSTYSSTPGRRRQRVHRPRSPILEEKDIPPLEFPKSSEDLMVPSEHIMNVIAIYEVLRNFGTVLRLSPFRFEDFCAALVSQEQCTLMAEMHIVLLKAVLREEDTSNTTFGPADLKDSVNSTLYFIDGMTWPEVLRVYCESDKEYHHVLPFQETEDYPYGPVENKIKVLQFLVDQFLTTNIAREELMSEGVIQYDDHCRVCHKLGDLLCCETCSAVYHLECVKPPLEEVPEDEWQCEVCVAHKVPGVTDCVAEIQKNKPYIRHEPIGYDRHRRKYWFLNRRIIIEEDSESEKDKKIWYFSTKIQLAELIECLDKDYWEADLCKTLEEMREEIHRHMDVTEDLTNKARGNNKSFLSAANDEILDTIRARKGEIVEDKTTADDEAEKAKSDVDNDQTDAERSREESGDQDKTEETLTEQDAEKVKTEEATVVGDKSNSVTSSTDDNNTNPSAGETSCSEGKNAMGCQSETLESNNVAEKKVASELPQELSEETGQMIPSNSSSVSAAPLPSDVENSNGSELGSGQNDSIRTPDDAENAERGSQTSEDIGEKSNGERSDSPGAGKGAPGSTRMLTRSRNPDSKLSQMKSQQVAAAAHEANKLHKEGREVLVVNSQGEISRMNTKKEVVMKGNINNYFKLGQEGKYRVYHNQYATNSFALNKHQHREDHDKRRHLSHKFCLTPAGEFKWNGSVHGSKVLTISTLRLTIIQLENNIPASFLHPNWASHRSNWIKAVQMCSKPREFALALAILECAIKPVVMLPIWRESLGHTRLRRMTAIEREEKEKVKKKERKQEEEETMQQATWVKYTFPVKHQVWKQKGEEYRVTGYGGWSWISKTHVHRFLPKLPGNTNANYRKLLPTKSEDEKCNLDKRKGPIKVKPEKDRTKDSHELQAKDKADVSETSEKVQVKEEKSRQEKVEVDTISENLDGARDKVEKEIDGENDKVIKEEPMDVDDVKIESPIKDEDSHCKLDIINVSEGFHLRTCYKRKVKSSKLDGLLERRIKQFTLEEKQRLERMKLEASAKAGGIRSVSPPKNIDELQMRKVKEGSQFDMSSQNQTYISDKTQTEDAEQDCLPISSISCSKTGELDEPSLPLTNRLSKREGQLLDEDSRQSSEGESSIQNDSKENNPEPMTADKCQGQEALGGSESSFVDGLKQKNAEGRIKWDVSETSKKPLKQNLPISRVSQRERENMEPVVTESSCRKDALATLEKTDSEGNSEHQSKDQENNCMLKSHIEPMSSQESEMEEEIASVKSESKSENKVVLHQKSVSKDLEPFKTELISERSLESQTLEHMDGVEADEDLLSSKLTEANGQKKMETRTITKYLDQTNLNSVTDKRNNKDEETETEKEKSAFQMNGKDSDVKALPNDDCSVKDTCETKAGGDAEPKVNNINKSIQEHEIKPLTFKESSVKPFMNGDIMVEDTKDKNNVDSKSRLQSSPELESGESLQPPDEVPKYVQKTEEKRLSPERSAFGTACKENNLNSETESMETEAVEEKKVTPSPVTSCEESSLSSHFADQNGVQTYKMENINGESKIKTVITEVTTTTSTVSTESKTVYKVAETVASNDEKTTVVSSTENCAISTVTTTTTVTKLTTPATDSNVDVVSVQEHSKTVVTTTVTDSLTTPEGTLVTSMTVSKEYSTKDKVKLMKFARPKKTRSGTALPSYRKFVTKSSKKSIFVLPNDDLKKLARKGGIREVPYFNYNAKPALDIWPYPSPRPTFGITWRYRLQTVKSLAGVSLMLRLLWACLKWDDMAAKAPPGGGTTRTETSETEITTTEIIKRRDVGPYGIRSEYCIRKIICPIGVPEAPKETPTPQRKGLRSSALRPKRPETPKQTGPVIIESWVAEEELELWEIRAFAERVEKEKAQAVEQQAKKRLEQQKQIPTVGVSPAVTTSSSTATTVSTPQKVVVGPLTGPVPTGTKVVLTTKVGSPATVTFQQNKNFHQTFATWVKQGQSSTGVVQVQQKVLGIIPSTTGASQTFTSFQPRTATVTIRPNTTGTLGTTSTSQVVQGTPLRPGMTVIRTPLQQSTLGKTIIRTPVVVQQGILPASQTQQVVTQIIRGQPVSTAVSSTSTASSSAGQKTVTSSGTPPQQTQPQTTPQPTRPQQGQVKLTMAQLTQLTQGQGGSQGLTVVIQGQGQTTGQLQLIPQGVTVIPGPGQQLMQAAMPNGTIQRFLFTPLPAAATTASTTTTTVSTSTSATGEQKQAPQAQPTSALPPAQLQPQSQQQGQPQVQNQSTQPVLPAQPQAPQPALQPEAQSQPEAQTAASADSPVTPEAQSSKSPVQSPAQTQAQGQSPVQVQSQPQTAILPQGQSQVQPQQPAQVQTTTQQQIQMQPHAPIQIQAQLQQSQPQVQTSVSTLPTTQSLNQVPVQSPTRPQLQLQQPPTKLITVPQLQQQVQVLSQLQSHVVAQIQAQQGSVPQQIKLQLPIQIQQTSPVQAHQIQNVVTVQAASVQEQLQRVQQLREQQQKKKQQQIEFKREHTLQASNQSDIIQKQVVMKQNAVIEHLKQKKTLTPAEREENQRMIVCNQVMKYILDKIDKEEKQAAKKRKREESVEQKRSKQNATKLSALLFKHKEQLKAEILKKRALLDKELQIEVQEELKRDLSKIKKEKEKAQAAAAAAAAAAAAAAAAAAAPPPPPPPLPPPPPQQHAASVTSSSSTTVPMPVSSQKRKREEEKDSSASKSKKKKMISTTSKETKKDTKLYCICKTPYDESKFYIGCDLCTNWYHGECVGITEKEAKKMDVYICNDCKRAQEGSSEELYCICRTPYDESQFYIGCDRCQNWYHGRCVGILQSEADLIDEYVCPQCQSTEDAMTVLSPLTDKDYEGLRRVLRSLQAHKMAWPFLEPVDPNDAPDYYGVIKEPMDLATMEERILKRYYKKVTEFVADMTKIFDNCRYYNPSDSPFYQCAEVLESFFVQKLKGFKASRSHNNKLQSTAS; encoded by the exons GTAGGAGAAGACAAAGAGTGCATCGTCCTCGTTCTCCaatattggaagaaaaagatatcCCACCCTTGGAGTTTCCTAAATCCTCAGAGGACTTAATGGTGCCTAGTGAGCATATAATGAATGTTATTGCCATCTATGAGGTACTAAGGAACTTTGGCACTGTTTTACGCCTCTCTCCTTTTCGTTTTGAGGacttctgtgctgctctggtaAGTCAAGAGCAGTGCACACTTATGGCAGAGATGCATAtagtgcttttaaaagcagttttacgTGAAGAAGACACTTCAAATACTACCTTTGGACCTGCTGACCTCAAAGATAGCGTTAATTCCACTTTGTATTTCATAGATGGAATGACGTGGCCAGAGGTTCTGCGGGTATATTGTGAGAGTGACAAGGAATACCATCATGTTCTTCCTTTCCAAGAGACAGAGGACTATCCTTATGGACCAgtagagaataaaatcaaagttCTGCAGTTCTTAGTGGATCAGTTTCTTACAACAAACATTGCACGTGAAGAGTTAATGTCAGAAGGTGTTATTCAGTATGATGATCATTGTAGGGTTTGTCACAAACTTGGGgatttgctttgctgtgaaaCTTGTTCAGCTGTGTACCATTTGGAGTGTGTGAAACCACCTCTTGAAGAGGTACCAGAAGATGAATGGCAGTGTGAGGTCTGCGTAGCACATAAGGTGCCTGGAGTAACTGACTGTGTTGCTGAAatccaaaaaaataaaccatacaTTCGACATGAACCTATTGGATATGACAGGCATAGACGAAAATACTGGTTCCTGAACAGAAGAATCATTAT AGAGGAAGATTCAGAAAGTGAGAAGGATAAGAAAATCTGGTACTTTAGCACAAAGATCCAGCTGGCAGAGCTAATCGAATGCCTAGACAAAGACTACTGGGAAGCTGACCTATGCAAAACTCTGGAAGAAATGCGTGAGGAAATTCATCGGCACATGGATGTGACAGAAGACCTCACTAATAAAGCAAGGGGCAACAACaagtctttcctttctgcagcaaatg ATGAAATTTTGGACACTATCAGagcaagaaaaggagaaatagtgGAAGATAAAACCACAGCAGAtgatgaagcagaaaaggccaAAAGTGATGTTGATAATGACCAGACAGATGCTgagagaagcagggaagaatCTGGAGACCAAGATAAAACTGAGGAAACACTCACTGAGCAAGAtgcagaaaaagtgaaaacagaag AGGCAACAGTCGTTGGGGATAAAAGTAACTCTGTGACATCAAGCACTGATGACAACAACACAAATCCTTCTGCAGGAGAGACTAGTTGCTCTGAGGGGAAGAACGCAATGGGGTGTCAGTCAGAAACCCTTGAGAGCAACAACGTGGCAGAGAAGAAGGTGGCATCAGAGCTCCCTCAGGAACTCTCAG AAGAAACTGGTCAGATGATCCCTAGCAACAGTAGCAGTGTATCTGCTGCACCTCTACCGTCAGATGTTGAAAACAGCAACGGCAGTGAGCTGGGCTCTGGGCAGAACGACTCCATTAGGACTCCTGATGATGCTGAGAATGCAGAGAGGGGATCCCAGACTTCGGAGGACAtag GAGAGAAGTCTAACGGTGAAAGAAGTGATTCTCCAGGCGCAGGAAAAGGCGCGCCAGGTTCGACGCGAATGCTTACGAGATCACGAAATCCAGATAGCAAGTTGAGCCAGATGAAAAGCCAGCAGGTTGCTGCCGCAGCACATGAAGCAAATAAGTTGCATAAAGAAGGCAGAGAG GTTCTGGTGGTCAACTCTCAAGGTGAAATCTCCCGAATGAACACAAAGAAGGAAGTTGTGATGAAAGGAAATATCaacaattatttcaaattagGGCAAGAGGGGAAGTATCGTGTTTATCATAATCAGTATGCCACTAATTCATTCGCATTGAACAAGCACCAGCACAGGGAGGACCATGACAAGAGACGACATCTCTCGCATAAATTCTGTCTGACTCCTGCTGGAGAGTTCAAATGGAATGGGTCTGTACATGGGTCCAAAGTTCTTACCATTTCCACTTTGAGGCTAACTATCATTCAGCTAGAAAACAACATCCCGGCATCATTCCTTCACCCTAACTGGGCTTCCCACAG GTCTAACTGGATTAAGGCTGTTCAGATGTGCAGCAAACCTAGAGAATTTGCACTAGCGCTGGCTATATTGGAGTGTGCAATTAAACCGGTTGTCATGCTGCCAATCTGGCGGGAGTCGTTGGGGCACActag ATTACGCAGAATGACAGCaatagaaagagaagaaaaggagaaagtgaaaaaaaaagagagaaaacaagaagaagaagaaacaatgcAGCAAGCTACGTGGGTGAAATATACATTTCCTGTCAAGCATCAG GTTTGGAAGCAAAAAGGAGAGGAATACAGAGTAACAGGTTAtggtggctggagctggattAGTAAAACACATGTCCACAGATTTCTACCCAAACTGCCTGGAAATACTAATGCAAACTACAGAAAGTTGCTACCAA CAAAGAGCGAAGACGAAAAATGCAACTTGGATAAACGAAAAGGTCCAATTAaggtaaaaccagaaaaagacaGAACAAAGGATTCTCATGAGCTGCAAGCAAAAGACAAAGCAGATGTTTCAGAAACCTCAGAGAAAGTgcaagtgaaagaagaaaagtcacGTCAAGAAAAAGTAGAAGTTGATACAATTTCTGAAAACCTAGATGGTGCAAGAGACAAAG tggaaaaagaaatcgATGGTGAAAATGATAAAGTCATCAAGGAAGAACCTATGGATGTAGATGATGTGAAAATTGAATCCCCCATAAAAGATGAGGACAGTCATTGTAAGCTGGATATAATCAATGTCAGTGAGGGATTTCATTTAAGGACTTGCTacaaaaggaaagtaaaatcaTCAAAATTAGATGGACTACTTGAGAGGCGAATAAAACAGTTtacactggaagaaaaacaacGACTAGAAAGGATGAAACTGGAGGCTAGTGCTAAAGCTGGAGGCATTCGATCTGTAAGCCCCCCAAAAAACATAGATGAGCTACaaatgagaaaagtaaaagaaggaAGCCAGTTTGACATGTCTTCCCAAAATCAAACCTATATTTCAGATAAGACCCAAACTGAAGATGCAGAACAGGACTGCTTGCCAATCAGCAGCATCTCTTGTTCCAAAACCGGTGAGCTGGATGAACCCTCTTTGCCTTTGACAAACAGGCTATCAAAAAGAGAAGGCCAGCTACTGGATGAAGACTCACGTCAATCCTCTGAAGGTGAAAGCTCCATTCAGAATGATAGTAAAGAAAACAACCCTGAACCTATGACTGCTGATAAGTGTCAAGGACAAGAGGCTCTTGGAGGGTCTGAGAGTTCCTTTGTGGATggcttgaaacaaaaaaatgcagaaggtaGAATCAAATGGGATGTTTCAGAAACCAGCAAAAAacctttgaaacaaaacctaCCTATTTCCAGAGTGTCTCAGCGTGAACGTGAAAACATGGAGCCGGTGGTAACTGAAAGCAGCTGTAGAAAAGATGCTCTGGCCACCCTTGAAAAAACAGATTCAGAAGGAAATTCTGAACATCAGAGCAAAGATCAAGAAAACAATTGTATGCTAAAAAGCCATATTGAACCAATGTCCTCTCAAGAAAgtgaaatggaggaagaaattGCTTCAGTAAAGAGTGAAAGTAAATCTGAAAACAAGGTCGTGTTGCACCAAAAATCAGTTAGTAAAGATCTAGAACCATTTAAAACAGAGctaatttctgaaagaagccTTGAaagtcaaacactggaacacaTGGATGGGGTAGAAGCTGATGAGGATTTACTGAGCTCTAAACTAACTGAGGCTAATGgtcaaaagaaaatggagacaaGGACCATAACCAAATATCTCGATCAGACAAATCTGAATAGTGTTACTGACAAAAGGAATAATAAAGATGAAGAaactgagacagaaaaagaaaaatcagcatttcaaaTGAATGGAAAAGACAGTGATGTTAAAGCATTACCAAATGATGACTGCTCAGTTAAAGATACTTGTGAAACAAAGGCAGGGGGTGATGCCGAACCAAAagttaataatattaataaatccattcaagaacatgaaataaaaccattgACTTTTAAGGAATCTTCAGTAAAACCATTCATGAATGGTGACATCATGGTAGAGGAcacaaaggacaaaaataatgTGGACTCTAAGTCACGGCTGCAGAGTTCACCTGAGCTGGAATCTGGAGAGAGTCTTCAGCCACCAGATGAAGTTCCCAAGTATGtgcagaaaactgaagaaaaacgTCTTTCTCCGGAGAGATCTGCTTTTGGCACTGCctgtaaagaaaataacctGAATAGTGAAACAGAATCCATGGAAACTGAAGCAGTCGAGGAGAAGAAAGTTACTCCATCGCCTGTAACCTCGTGTGAGGAATCTAGCTTGAGTAGTCACTTTGCTGATCAGAATGGTGTACAGACGTATAAAATGGAGAATATTAAtggagaaagtaaaataaaaactgttattACTGAAGTGACAACCACAACATCGACTGTGTCTACAGAATCCAAAACTGTGTATAAAGTTGCAGAGACTGTAGCTTCGAATGATGAGAAAACAACAGTAGTGTCATCTACAGAAAACTGTGCCATATCCACTGTAACTACCACCACTACTGTGACTAAGCTCACCACTCCAGCTACAGACAGTAACGTTGATGTCGTTTCTGTGCAAGAGCATAGTAAAACGGTGGTTACAACAACAGTAACTGATTCACTGACCACCCCAGAAGGCACATTGGTGACTTCCATGACTGTCAGCAAAGAATATTCCACAAAAGACAAAGTGAAGTTAATGAAATTTGCAAGACCCAAAAAAACCCGTTCTGGAACTGCCTTACCATCTTATAGAAAATTTGTTaccaaaagcagtaaaaaaagcatctttgttTTACCCAATGATGACTTGAAAAAGCTGGCCAGGAAAGGAGGGATCAGAGAAGTTCCCTATTTCAATTACAATGCAAAGCCTGCTTTGGATATCTGGCCATATCCATCCCCAAGGCCAACTTTTGGGATCACTTGGAG GTACCGACTTCAAACAGTGAAATCACTGGCTGGAGTGAGCCTCATGCTACGGTTGTTGTGGGCATGTCTCAAATGGGATGATATGGCAGCAAAAGCTCCACCTGGGGGAGGAACTACACGTACAg AAACATCTGAAACTGAAATtacaacaacagaaataatcaAGCGAAGAGATGTTGGTCCGTATGGAATCCGGTCAGAGTACTGtataagaaaaattatttgtccCATTGGTGTGCCAGAGGCTCCAAAAG AAACTCCAACACCCCAGAGGAAGGGACTGCGATCAAGTGCACTAAGGCCAAAAAGGCCAGAAACACCCAAGCAAACGGGCCCTGTTATAATCGAAAGTTGGGTAGCAGAGGAGGAATTGGAACTGTGGGAGATCAGGGCATTTGCTGAAAG ggtggagaaggaaaaggcacaGGCAGTTGAACAACAGGCTAAG AAACGGCTggaacagcagaagcagataCCTACAGTAGGTGTGTCCCCTGCAGTCACTAcatccagcagcactgcaacTACTGTCTCAACACCACAGAAAGTTGTGGTAGGCCCTTTAACGGGCCCAGTCCCCACTGGAACCAAAGTAGTACTTACTACAAAAGTGGGTTCTCCAGCTACAGTAACATTCCAACAGAACAAGAATTTCCATCAGACTTTTGCAACTTGGGTTAAACAAGGCCAATCTTCAACAG gTGTTGTTCAAGTTCAGCAAAAGGTATTGGGTATCATTCCATCAACTACAGGTGCAAGTCAAACATTTACTTCATTCCAGCCAAGGACAGCAACTGTAACCATTAGGCCAAATACCACGGGGACATTAGGAACAACAAGCACTTCACAA GTAGTGCAAGGGACACCGCTTCGCCCTGGTATGACAGTGATACGGACACCACTGCAGCAGTCAACACTTGGGAAGACCATCATTCGAACACCTGTGGTGGTGCAACAAGGTATTCTTCCAGCCA GTCAGACGCAGCAAGTGGTCACTCAGATAATCAGGGGTCAGCCTGTCTCAACAGCAGTTTCTAGTACCAGCACAGCTTCTTCCAGTGCTGGCCAGAAAACAGTCACAAGTTCTGGAACACCACCTCAACAAACACAGCCACAAACCACGCCACAGCCCACTCGCCCTCAGCAGGGACAAGTGAAGCTTACTATGGCCCAGCTCACACAGCTAACACAAGGACAG GGTGGCAGTCAAGGATTAACTGTGGTAATTCAGGGACAAGGTCAAACTACTGGTCAATTACAATTAATCCCTCAGGGTGTGACTGTAATACCTGGTCCAGGACAACAGCTTATGCAAGCAGCTATGCCAAATGGTACAATTCAGAGATTTCTTTTCACCCCACTACCAGCAGCTGCTACTACAGCTAGCACAACTACAACAACAGTTTCTACTTCAACCTCAG CTACAGGGGAGCAGAAGCAAGCTCCACAGGCACAGCCAACATCAGCGCTgccaccagctcagctgcagcctcAGAGTCAGCAGCAAGGCCAGCCTCAAGTACAGAATCAGAGTACTCAGCCCGTGCTGCCGGCCCAGCCGCAGGCTCCTCAGCCAGCGCTTCAGCCTGAAGCTCAGAGCCAGCCTGAAGCTCAGACTGCAGCATCCGCTGACTCTCCAGTCACACCTGAAGCACAGTCATCTAAATCTCCAGTTCAGTCTCCAGCACAGACCCAGGCTCAAGGGCAGTCTCCAGTGCAAGTCCAGAGTCAGCCGCAGACTGCAATCCTTCCACAAGGCCAGTCCCAAGTCCAGCCTCAGCAACCAGCTCAGGTGCAGACTACAACCCAACAACAGATTCAGATGCAGCCCCATGCTCCCATACAAATTCAAGCGCAGCTGCAGCAATCACAACCTCAGGTTCAGACTTCGGTCTCAACCCTTCCAACTACTCAAAGTTTAAATCAGGTTCCTGTGCAATCCCCAACTCGTCCTCAGCTGCAACTTCAGCAGCCTCCAACAAAACTTATTACAGTGCCTCAGCTTCAGCAACAAGTCCAAGTTCTCTCTCAGCTTCAGTCACATGTTGTGGCTCAGATACAAGCCCAACAAGGCAGTGTGCCCCAGCAGATCAAGCTTCAGTTACCTATTCAGATCCAACAAACTAGCCCAGTACAGGCTCACCAGATTCAGAATGTGGTAACAGTTCAAGCAGCTAGTGttcaggagcagctgcagagagttcagcagctcagagagcagcaacagaagaaaaagcagcaacagataGAATTTAAACGTGAGCACACCCTTCAGGCTTCTAATCAAAGTGACATTATCCAGAAACAG GTGGTTATGAAACAGAATGCTGTCATAGAGCACTTGAAACAGAAGAAGACACTGACTcctgcagagagggaagaaaatcagAG aaTGATTGTGTGCAACCAAGTCATGAAATACATTCTGGATAAGattgacaaagaagaaaaacaggcagcTAAGAAACGAAAGCGAGAAGAGAGTGTGGAACAGAAGCGTAGTAAACAGAACGCTACTAAGCTCTCGGCTCTGCTTTTCAAGCATAAAGAACAgctgaaagctgaaatattaaagaaaagagCACTTCTGGACAAAGAACTACAAATTGAAGTGCAG GAGGAGCTAAAGAGAGACTTAtctaaaattaagaaagaaaaagaaaaagcccaggcagctgctgctgctgcagccgccgccgctgctgcagccgctgccgccgccgctgcaCCGCCACCACCGCCgccaccactgccaccaccGCCACCGCAGCAGCACGCAGCCAGcgtcacctcctcctcctccaccacagTCCCAATGCCAGTCTCCTCCCAGAAGAGAAAGcgagaggaggagaaagattCATCAGCGTCCAAgtccaagaaaaagaaaatgatttctACTACctcaaaggaaacaaagaaggaCACAAAGCTTTACTGCATCTGCAAAACGCCTTATGACGAGTCTAA GTTCTATATTGGCTGTGATCTTTGTACTAACTGGTATCATGGAGAATGTGTTGGCATCACAGAAAAGGAGGCTAAGAAAATGGATGTGTACATCTGTAATGATTGTAAACGGGCACAAGAGGGCAGCAGTGAGGAATTGTACTGTATCTGCAGAACACCTTATGATGAGTCACA ATTTTACATTGGCTGCGACCGATGTCAGAACTGGTATCACGGGCGCTGTGTTGGCATTTTACAAAGTGAGGCAGATCTCATTGATGAATACGTGTGTCCACAATGTCAGTCCACAGAAGATGCCATGACTGTGCTCAGTCCACTAACCGATAAAGATTACGAAGGTTTAAGAAGAGTACTACGTTCCTTACAG GCTCACAAGATGGCATGGCCGTTCCTAGAACCAGTAGATCCCAATGATGCACCAGATTATTATGGTGTTATTAAAGAACCAATGG ACCTTGCCACCATGGAGGAGAGGATACTGAAACGTTACTACAAGAAAGTCACGGAGTTTGTGGCAGATATGACCAAAATTTTTGATAACTGTCGTTACTACAATCCAAGTGACTCCCCTTTTTACCAATGTGCAGAAGTTCTTGAATCATTCTTTGTACAGAAACTAAAAGGATTTAAGGCAAGCAG GTCCCATAACAACAAACTGCAGTCTACAGCTTCTTAG